The sequence below is a genomic window from Gavia stellata isolate bGavSte3 unplaced genomic scaffold, bGavSte3.hap2 HAP2_SCAFFOLD_917, whole genome shotgun sequence.
AAACCATCTTCCTGCCCCTGAACACTCAATACAAAAtcactgacctgaaaaaaaccccactacaTATAGGTCtactttttattacatatgCTGCTGAACCTCAACTGATCCTGAAGCTCTCACCTCAGACAGACACCTCCGCTTCTCTAAACGTCAAAACACCTTTGCCCAAAGAGCTTAGGCAGCTCAAAAGCAGCAATcagctgaaggaacagcagagcaccaACACCAGAGAAACCCAGGAGCAGAATGAGCTCCCTGAGGAGCGGCTGTGGCTCATATACCCCAGGCCTCGCCCACCGCCCTTCCCACaaccacctggggaaggggaggggtgaattGCCAGAAGGCATAAAGGCGgccggaggagcagcagggagtttgctcctctgccttaggtttacagcatgtaaagcgctgaagagagaaaatgacCTGTACTGGAAATGATGatacctgctcttttactacAACTACATCTATTACATCGGCAACGTGACTGGGTAGGGAATGAAACTTGATTTTTCTGAGGCGtagatagaaaaagatagatgtCGTACTAAGCTATGTAAGAAAGTAGTTCATTAAACGCAATAACTACATTATTATTAAATTTATGTGGCTTAGTTTcctataaaaaaacccctaaaacaCTCTGGGGTTACACTTCATTTCCAACAAGACCACATGTACCACCTAACTTCTACTGGAACTACATTTTGGGTAGGACGcaatgacaaagcagaattagaacccgtaagaatcccttctcaaaaacatctctgattgcaaattaaattatttactgtaaatgaCTGATGATTCAGAGTCACCTCGATAGTCTCTCCGACTGACTCCCTTAAGAGAATTAGATGAGTcccaaaggacagaaaacaccaaaaaaccatcGAAATACAAGAAATTTATCGAGCCGTATGATGTATGTGCCGTGGGTGTTCCGCTCTTTGTCTTTGGCAGAGTTACTTCCCAGAGGTCGAGAGACAGGCGTGCTTCCGCCGCCTGAGAACTGCTGCTTACGGAGCGAAAGGCACCACAGGGAAGAAGGGCGGCCGACGAGACGTTGGGAAGGACGTGGAGAGCCTGAAGCATTAGCCAGGCAGGGCCTGCAGCTCCCCCTGCGTCGGGGTGTGAacccagccggcaactaagcaccacacaaccGCTCACCCACCCCAGAGGGATCGGGGGGAAAATCGGAAGGGcgaaagtgagaaaacttgtaGGTTGATATAAGAACAGTATGATAATTAAATAGAAATAGCAACGACAGATGGTAAGGATAAGAGGGGGGAAGATAACAACAGCGAGGacaataaaacccaagaaagatGAGTGATGCGAATTAAAACAATTGCCCACCACCAACCGACCGAcgcccagcccgtcccgagcagcggccCCCCCACCGACCCCCACCCCCAGTTTTATGGCCGAGCACGACGCCGTACGGtctggaacatccctttggtcgGTCggggtcagccgtcccggctgtgtcccccccgGCCCTTGGCGCTGGGCAGGCGCTGCTCAGCCGTCACCGGCACCCCCCGTGCTGCCAGTGCCGTTCTCGGCACAACCCCAGCGCCGGCGGAGGGAGAGCGGGGTGGGAGGGGGCGTGGGGAAGTGGGCCAGGGGCGTTGGCCTCCGGGTGGGCGACAATGGGCGGAGAGGGTGCCACAGCGCCCCCCGGTGCCCGGAGGACCGACGGGCACTTCCGGGCCCATGGAGTGCGACCGCCGGAGGACTGAGGGGCACTGCCGGGGCACGGGGCCCACAGGGTGCGGCCGCAGGAGGACTGAGGCCTCAGCCCCGCCCACCTcagccccgcccctcccgcctcagccccagcccctcccgcctcagccccgcccctcccgcctcagccccgcccctcccgcatcagccccgcccctccgcaTCAGCCccgtccctccagccccagccccgcccctcctgccccagcccctcccacctcagccccgcccctcccgcctcagccccgcccctcccgccccagcccccgcccctcccgccccagccccgcccctcctgccccagcccctcccaccccagccccacccctcccaccccagccccgcccgccccagcccctcccgccccagccccgcccctcccgccccagccccgcccaccccagccccagccccgccccaGGCGCGTTTGTAGCCAAAACCGCTTTAATTCGCCTCGTTACAGGACTAGCCCCGCCCGCGCCGCGTCGGCGGGGGAGGGTTAATGCTCGTGGACGGGGacggggcccccccggccgccggGGTCCCCCTCCTCGGCTGCGCGACGCCGGGGCCCCTGGGTGGGAGAAGTCCGTGGGGGTCCCGGTCCTTCCCGGACGCCGAGCCCCCTGTTCCGCGTGGGGTCACGTGTCCCCCCGACGCCGGTGTCGTAGGCGGGGTCACCTGCCCCCGCCCgcctggccccgcccctcccgggggCGGAGCCGAGGGGGCTCGGGGGGGTGTTTGCCCCCTTCCGCCAGCGTCCGTGATTGGTCCGTCTGGGCTGCCTGCACTGGCCCCTGATTGGCCAGCGGACCCAGCGAGACAACTGGCCGGTGGAAGGGCCGCAGCGTGAGGGGACTGGCTGTGGCCTCCCGGCCGGGCGACGCCATTGGGTAGAGGCAGGCAGGGTCCAGGGGGGCATCGGCCAATGGCACGGGGAgggcagcgccgccggcgcATTCCAGTGGCTGCCCGGCACCGCCTTCGTGCTTCACGCCCCGGCGGGGCCCCGGCCCTTGCGCCCCATTGGCCGCCTCCGCGCAGTCCACCCTCTGATTGGCTGCAGGGGGGGTGCGGGAGGGGCTCAGGGAGGCCGTGGGGGGCCCAGGGGAGGCccgtcctgggagggggacatCGGGGGGGTCAGGGCGGACCCCCAACCCCCCCGGCCCTTCATCTCCAAGGGACACCCCGACCCTGCGAGggcccccccagggacccctcaAAGGCCCCCAAGACCCTCAACGCCCCCCAGACATCCCCAACCCCCCCGAACCCTCCCCAGGCTCCCCAAAAGCTCCCGCCCTCCCCACTCAGGACCCCCAGGGACCTTCCCGGAGCCTGGGGACCCCCCCTGACCTCCCCCCAAAGCCCCCCTtgacccccaccccccaaagcCCCGGAACCCCCAACCTCGCAGAGCCCCCCCTCACCGTtgggtgccggggggggcccgTCGGGGGatgggagggggctgggggggcccggggggggccgcgAGGCCTTTCCCCGGAGGATGTCGATGACCTGGGGGGAAGCCGGAGTCAGCACAGCCCTCCCCCCCGAAACCCAGCTCTGCCGTCCCACCAGTCCCCCCAGCGCACCCCCAAtccttccccagcacccccgACGTGTCTCCCCACGTCCCCCCGAATCCCCCTCTACCCCAAACCCCTCCACTGCACCCCAAACCCCGGCACCCCAATACCTCCATTGCACCCCaaccctcccagcaccccaatACCTCCATtgcaccccaaaccccccagcaccccaataCCTCCATTGCACCCCaaccctcccagcaccccaatACCTCCATTGCACCCCACTCCCACCATTGCACCCCACTCCTGCACCCCAACACCCCCTACACCCCCCTTCTGCACCCCAATACCTCCATCACACCCCACTCCTGCACCCCAACCCCCCTGCActcccctcctgcaccccatTACCCCCATTGCACCCCACTCCTGCACCCCAATACCTCCATCGCACCCCACTCCTGCACCCCAACCCCCCTGCActcccctcctgcaccccaatACCCCCATTGCACCCCACTCCTGCACCCCAATACCTCCATCGCACCCCACTtctgcaccccaaaccccctgcacccccctccTACACCCCATTCCCACCATTGCACCCCACTCCTGCACCCCAACACCCCCTACACCCCCCTTCTGCACCCCAATACCTCCATCGCACCCCATTAGCCCCATTGTACCCCACTCCtgcaccccacccccccacggcaccccgctccctccctcgcGCCCCCCCACCTGCCGGCTGCTGGCCACGGCCAGGGGGGTGTCGTTGTGGTAGTTCTTGAGGGCGCAGTCGGCGCCGCTGCGCAGGAGCAGCCGCAGGACCCCCAggagcccccgccccgctgccgcgTGCAGCGCCGTGCACCCCGCATACGACTGGGCGTTGACGCTGGCACCCCGCTGCCGGCACCCCGGAtcagccccgggacccccggccccccgctgCATCCCCCAACCCCCAGGCCCCCCAATTTCTCAtagccccccgcagccccccactGCCTCCCCAGGACCCCAATTTCTCACAGCCCCCCCAGCATCACCAGGCCCCCCCAACTTCTCACAGCCCCCCCCAGCATCGCCAGCCCCCCCAATTTCTCACAGCcccctgcagcatccccagcccccCCAATTTCTCACAGCCCCCCCCAGCATCGCCAGGCCCCCACAATTTCTcgcagcatccccagcccccCCAATTTCTCACAGCCAGCCCCAATGCCTCTTGAAGCCCCCAAATTCCAATTCCCTGAAGCCCCCCAAACCGCCCCACACCCCCATAAGCACGCCAAATGCCCCCAGGCCCCCCCAGGCCCACCTGGATGAGCAGCTCCGCCATCTCCAGACTGTTGCTCTCCACCGCGTGCAGCAGCGGCGAGCGGCCGCTCTTGATGTCCtgggggagccggggcggggggggggtgaggggacGCCAAagccccctctgccccaggacCCCTGGACTGCCCCAGCCCCCTCCGggccctgcccccccccagggtgccccccagggtcccccccaagccccccagACTCCTCAACCTCCCCACACCAACGCAGCCCAGACCCCCTCACCCGCCGAGGGCCCCCCCGCAGGGCCCTCCAAAAGCCCAATgagccccccaggaccccccaagccccccagcCCACAGACCTCCCACCCCAGGGAGCTCCCCCCTCCTTGCCccagccccccaggacccccccagtCCCACCACTGCATCGACGTCGGCCCcgtgctccagcagcagcaggacgcTCTCGCGGGCGCCAGAGCTGACAGCCACGTGCAGGGGGGTCAGGCCTGGGGGGAGCAGGAGATCAGGGGGGGGCCGGTCCCCTGGgcgccccccaccccatctcATGTGGGTTTGGGGCAGCACGGCCCGTTTTGACAGCCCCATTGGCCCCTGTTGCGGTGCACGCCCTTGCTGtgccccccccgtccccccttCTGTGtcccccattgccccccccTTTCTGTGCCCATTCATTGCCCTCCCCATTTTGGTGCCCCCCCATTTTGGTGCCCCCCTTCCGTGCCCCTCCCATTGTCCCCCGTTTCTGTGCACCCCCACTCCCGCATGCCCCACTGCTGTCTGCCCgttcccccagccccacgccccCATTTCGGGGCGCTGCCCCTCGTGCCCGTGGGACCCCAGCCCGCttcgcccccccgccccatctcGGGGTGCTCACCCTCGTAGTTGCGGGCCTGCAGGTCGGGGTCCccccgggggccggggcgcaGCAGCTCGCgcaggcagcgggggctgcggcTCTCGCAGGCCAGGTGGGCGGCCGTGCGCCCCAGCCGGTCCAGCGCCATGGGCGAGGCCCCGTGGGCCACCAGTAGCCGCaccagccctggctgccccgTGATCACCGCCAGGTGCAGCGGGGTCTGCGCAGACAGGTCAGGGCGTGCCCGGGCGTGCCCAGGGCGTGCCAGGGCGTGTCGAGGCGTGTCAAGGCGTGCTGGGGCGGGCAGGGGTGCACGGGCGTGCGAGGGTGCGTGCCAGCCGCGCGAGGGGGGCCGCAAGGCGCGCAGAGGTGTGTGAGACGCGTCACGGGTGTGCGAGGGCATGCGGGGCGCGCAACAGCCACAGGGTACGCATGAGGCACGTGCAAGCGTTGTGAGGGTGCGTGGGGTGTGCACGGGGCAGGCAGGGCGTGCAATGGGCGCCGGGCGCGCGCAAGGGCGTGCAAGGTGTCAGGGGCCCGCAAGGGCACGCACGGCACATGCAACAGGCACAGGACGTGTGCAGAGGCACATGGGGGTGTGCAGGGGTGCAAGGCGCACGGGGCGCGTCCCAGGCGACGTGGGGCGTGTGCGAGGGGCGAGCATGGGGCCTGCCACGTCCGGCTCGTATGTGCCCCCACCCCTCCATGTCCCaccatgtccccgtgtccccccagccccaacgcccccccacccctccctaTTTCTCCCCACGGCCCCCTGCCCCACCTGCCGCAGGCGGTTGTAGACGTCCAGCTCCCGCCCCCCCTGCAGGAACAGCCCCACCAGCCGCCGGGCGGCCCCCAGGGCCCCCTGGGCCACGGCGATGTGCAGGGCCCTGGGGGGACATAGGGACATGGGGTCAcagggggggcacgggggggacATAGGGACATGGGGTcacggggggggcacgggggggacATAGGGACATGGGGTCACGGGGGGCCATGAGGGGGTCAGGGGGGAACATGGGGCCACGGCGATGTGCAGGGCCctggggggacatggggtcacggggggggcacgggggggacATAGGGACATGGGGTCACGGGGGGCCATGAGGGGGTCAGGGGGGAACATGGGGCCACGGCGATGTGCAGGGCCctggggggacatggggtcacggggggggcacgggggggacATAGGGACATGGGGTCACGGGGGGCCATGAGGGGGTCAGGGGGGAACATGGGGCCACGGCGATGTGCAGGGCCctggggggacatggggtcacggggggggcacgggggggacATAGGGACATGGGGTCACGGGGGGCCATGAGGGGGTCAGGGGGGAACATGGGGCCACGGCGATGTGCAGGGCCctggggggacatggggtcaCGGGGGGGACATAGGGACATAGagaacgggggggggggggcagggggccCCAGCAATGTGCAGCGCcctggggggacacggggggacatgGGGTCATGGGGGGACACCGGAGACATGGCAATGTGCAGCGCCCTGGGGGGACACGGGGTCACGGGGGGCATGAGGGGTCAGGGGGTGATatggggggggcacggggggccATGGGAGGGACACGGGCTCACAGGGGGACGTGGGGGCCACAGCAATGCACAGCGCCCTGGGGAGACACGGGGtcatggggggacacggggtcacaggggacacgggggggtCACCAGGGGGGCACGAGCGGTTTGGGGGAGACTCAGGACACGAGGGgacgcgggggggggggtcacaggcacctggggggggagggggaggaggaaggcgccCCTCCCCCCCGCGCTTCCAGTAAAGGGGCGTGGCCGGGGCGGTGACGTCAAGCGGCGgtggggcggggccggggcagcccggcggggccggggattccccgcggggggggggggggggggggggcagcgagGGGTCCCCGAGGGGGGGGGTCCCACGGGGGGTCATTAGGGG
It includes:
- the LOC132321940 gene encoding B-cell lymphoma 3 protein-like translates to MAEELPVDLRTRRGAPPGPGPPEASLPLRKRRSTQLAADIAAATGQDEDGDTALHIAVAQGALGAARRLVGLFLQGGRELDVYNRLRQTPLHLAVITGQPGLVRLLVAHGASPMALDRLGRTAAHLACESRSPRCLRELLRPGPRGDPDLQARNYEGLTPLHVAVSSGARESVLLLLEHGADVDAVDIKSGRSPLLHAVESNSLEMAELLIQRGASVNAQSYAGCTALHAAAGRGLLGVLRLLLRSGADCALKNYHNDTPLAVASSRQVIDILRGKASRPPPGPPSPLPSPDGPPPAPNGRASPGPPTASLSPSRTPPAANQRVDCAEAANGAQGPGPRRGVKHEGGAGQPLECAGGAALPVPLADAPLDPACLYPMASPGREATASPLTLRPFHRPVVSLGPLANQGPVQAAQTDQSRTLAEGGKHPPEPPRLRPREGRGQAGGGR